The Apus apus isolate bApuApu2 chromosome 21, bApuApu2.pri.cur, whole genome shotgun sequence genome has a segment encoding these proteins:
- the SMIM12 gene encoding small integral membrane protein 12: MWSVLWAAVRSKAPYVTFPVAFVVGLVGYHLERFLRGDPPPAAQEEKSISELREDRKLQEIAGKDLTNVVSLKDKLEFAPRAVLNRNRPEKS; encoded by the coding sequence ATGTGGTCCGTGCTCTGGGCGGCCGTGCGCTCCAAGGCCCCGTACGTCACCTTCCCGGTGGCCTTCgtggtggggctggtgggcTACCACCTGGAGCGGTTCCTTCGCGGCGACCCCCCGCCCGCGGCCCAGGAGGAGAAGAGCATCTCGGAGCTGCGGGAGGACCGAAAGCTGCAGGAGATCGCTGGCAAGGACCTGACCAACGTGGTGAGCCTGAAGGACAAGCTGGAGTTCGCCCCTCGGGCCGTGCTGAACAGGAACCGCCCGGAAAAGAGTTAA